ATACAACCTAATACCAAATTCATCTTTTTAGAATCTCCTTCAAACCCAGGCTTGGAACTAGTAGATCTAGAATGGTTAGGTGGATTGAAGAAAAAATATCCGAACATTATTTTTGCCATAGACAATTGTTTCGCAACACCTTATCTGCAGAAACCATTACCTTATGGTTTTGACCTATCAATCCATTCAGCAACAAAATATATGGATGGTCAAGGCCGTGTATTAGGCGGTGTAGTAGTTGGAAAAGAAGAACTGATTGAAAAAATGATGTTCTTGATTCGTCATACAGGTCCAGCAATGTCACCATTCAATGCTTGGGTGCTTTCAAAAAGTATCGAAACACTAGGATTGAGAATGGACAGACACTGTTCAAATGCGTTAGCTCTAGCTCAAGAATTAGAAAAAAATAAAGAAATACTAGATGTAAAATATCCTTTTCTTCCTTCCCACCCTCAATATGAATTAGCTAAAAAACAAATGAAAGCTGGAGGTGGTATTGTTACAATTGAAGTTAAAGGCGGAAAAGAAAGAGCATTCCAATTTTTGGATGCCCTAAAAATGATTTTATATACTTCAAATCTTGGTGATTCGCGCAGTATTGCAACCCATCCTGCTTCCACAACACACTCAAAACTAACAGAAGAAGAAAGAGAAAAATTAGGAATCAGACCTGGAACTATTAGACTGTCTATAGGTATTGAAGACCAAAATGATATCATTCAAGATATCTTGCAAGCACTGGATGCTTCTGTAAAATAAAAAAAGACATAAGACATAAGACAATAGAACTTATATAACTTGTAAAAAAATTCGCTGTCTTAGAATTATAATGCTGTCTTAAAAATTTAAAAAGACAAGAGCCGGATTAATCCGGCTCTTCATATTTTCAGACAATAGAGATTATACAAATATCCCACAAACCAAATCTAATGTCTAATGTCTATTGTCTAATGTCTAAAGACTAAAGTCCCTCTAAACCGCCGCTAAAGCTGCTTCGTAGTTAGGTTCTTCGGTAGTTTCTGCGATTTGCTCTGTATATTTCACTTTGCCATTTTCGTCAACCACCACTACAGAACGGCTTAACAATCCTGTCAAAGGTCCATCAGTGAATTTCACACCATAAGCATTCGCGAAGGATTCATCTTTAAAATCCGATAAAGTAATCACGTTTTCTAGACCTTCGGCCGCACAAAAACGACTTTGAGCAAATGGAAGATCCTTAGAAATACACAATACAACTGTATTGTCTAAGCCTGAAGCCTTCTCGTTAAATTGACGTACTGACATGGCACATGTTCCGGTATCAATACTTGGAAATATATTTAGGATAACTTTCTTTCCTGCAAAATCTTTTAATGATTTTTGTGACAAATCGCCAGCTGTAAGTGTAAAATCTGGAGCTGTCTCACCTACTTTAGGTAATTCTCCGCTGGTATGCACTGCATTACCTTTAAATGATACTTGAGCCATAAATAGTTTTTTATATATGTTTATATTCAAAACCAATATACCTCATTTATGTTTTGATTAAAAACAATTGTCCTTTATTTATTAATAATTGACAAAAATTTTATATTAATTAACAAAATTTTACTATGTTAGCATATCAAATAGTTTTTGAAAAACGCTAATCAATAATTACTATGAAACGATTATTACTCAGTTTGTTATTAGCTTCCCCTTCCCTTTTATTTGCTCAGGGTTCTCAAGTTAATACCCAAAGCCAAAAAGCAGTGGGTATGGCGGGCGCAGGGTCCGCACTTTTTATCGATGAAACTTCAATCGTATACAACCCGGGCGCTTTGGTAAAAATGGAAAACAATGGGGTACAAATAGGTGGTAGCGCCATCATGTACAGATCTCAATTCCAAGAAGCAGGAAGTCCAGACGTACATAACACCAGATTTCAAATCTCTCCCCCCTTCGGAGCTTATGCCACTTTCGGACCTAAAGGCTCTTGGTGGAAAGCAGGGATCGGAGTATATACCCCTTTTGGAGGATCTGTTGATTGGGGAACTGAATGGCCAGGAAGATTCTCCTTGACTCACCTTTCGATGCGAGCAATCTATATCCAACCAACAGTTAGTTTTAAATTAACAGAACAGTTCAGCGTCGGTGGTGGATTTGTTTACAACATCGGTCTTGTAGATCTTGGAAGAGCATTGCCTGTTTTTTATCCAGATGGAAGAAACGGCCAAGCAACTCTTAAAGGTACTGGAACCGGAATGGGATACAACTTAGGTGTACACTATACATTGGATGAAACATTTGCTCTATCTGTAAATTACCGTTCGAAGGTCGTTACTAAACTAGAAGGTGGTGACGCTACTTTTGATGTGCCATCTTCATTGGCAGCGAATTTCCCGAATGGAAAATTTGACGCTGAATTGCCTTTGCCATCTTCATTCAACGTAGGTATCACATTCCCACTTTCTGAAAAAGTCGATGCAGCAATTGATGGATCTTTAATCAATTACAGCATTTACAAAGAATTGGTGTTCGACTATGAAAACAATACACCAGTGTTACAGGATACCCGATCTGAAAAAAGATATCAAAATGCATTCTCAGGAAAAGCAGGTATCAACTACGAAGTAAATGATAAATTAGACCTTCGGTTAGGTGCTGGTTATGTATACACTCCTGTGCAAGCAAAATATGTATATCCAGAAACTCCAGATAATAACCGTGTAATGGCCGCTGGTGGTTTAACCTATAAATTCAACCCTAATTGGCAAATGTCCGCAGCATATGTATTCCAAAAAATATTGAAGAGAACAACCACAAATGCTGAAACGCAATTAAGAGGTGCATATGAAACAAATATTCATGCACCAGGTATTTCTGTATCTTATTATTGGTAGGACTTAAATTATGAAAACAATGAAAAAGAATTTCAAACTATATATTGGACTTGCATTAATAGGACTTGCAAGCTCATGTGCTCCCTCATTGGATGAATTTGAACCAAGTAAAGGTACTGCCGACTTCTCAAAATTTATCGCAGTAGGAAACTCCTTGACTTCTGGATATGCAGATAATGGACTATATCTTGAAGGGCAAAAAGTAGCATTCCCAAATTTAATCGCTGAACAGTTAAAAGAAGTTGGTGGTGGAGAATTTACTTCCCCCATTCTTTAGCCAAGACCAAGAAAATGGCTCTGGTTACATTAAATTCGGTGGATTTGATACAAATGGCAACCCAGTGATGGAACCTGTTACAGATAAATTAGCCGTAAGAGGACTAAATCCTGATGGAAAACCATTGTACACCAAATACACAGATCCTATCCAAAACTTAGGTGTACCTGGAATGCGCCTAGATATGTCTATGGCTCCTGGTGTCGGAACAGTTATGGGAAACCCATATTTCGAACGCCTTTTACCTGAAGGAACACCAGCAACAATGAAATATGTAGAATATGCCGCAAGTCACGAACACACCTTCTTTACCTTTTGGTTAGGAAATAACGATGTGCTTGGTTATGCTACAAATGGTGCTGCCGCAACTGAAGATGCAACTAAAAAATTATTAGATCTTCCAACATTCGAATTTGCGTATAATGCATTTGTGAAAGCACTTGTTGGAACTGGAGCTAAAGGTGTGGTTGCAACAATCCCTGATGTTACGGCCATCCCAGTGTTAAATACCCTAACAACAGCTCGCTTAAATGCTGCCGTTGAAGCTGCTACTGAAGGTCAAGCAAAAAATGTATATATCGCAACGAAAAAAGGACCAAGAATAGCAACAGAAACTGATTTATTTATGTTGACTTTCCCAACAGCTTTATTGGGAAAACCAAATGAGGCTGGAATTCCATACGGTATCCATCCTTTGAATCCAATTGCCGATAACTATGTATTGGACAAAGATGAAGTGGTAGAAGTATCGAACAGAGTAAAAGCTTTTAACGAAAAAATCAAAGCAATTGCTGGAGCAAATGACCTAGCTGTAGCTGACGTATATACGTTCTTAAACAAAGTAAAATCAGGATACAACTATAATGGTGTACATATCTCAGCAGCATTTATAACTGGTAATGCCTTCTCACTAGATGGCGTCCACCTAACCCCTATGGGAAATGCAATCGTAGCTAACGTATTTATCGACGCTATAAACGCTAAATACAACTCCAAAAATCGGAAAAATTGACGTCAGTCAATACCGAGGAGTTAAGTTTCCGAATTAGTGAAAAAACTAAAAAACCCTCCCGAAAAGAGGGTTTTTTAGTTTTTAGATATGAGATGTGAGATATGGGATATGAGAAATTTGAAAGCCTGCCTATCCCACTTTCTATCTCAAATCTCAAATCTCATATCTCACATCTCACATCCAATTTTCACATCTCACATCTCACATCTATTCCCTACCTTTACACCATAAATCAAAAAACATGAAAGTTCATTTAAAAAGACAGAATCAAGGAGTACATTTTGAAGCATCTAGCGAGTTGTCTTCAGTAAAGGTGAATATTGATGGACCTGAATCCATTGGTGGCGAAGGAAAGGGTGTGAGACCTATGGAATTGGTATTGATGGCATTGGGTTCCTGCAGTGTATTCGACTTAACTACAATCTTGCAAAAGCAACGCCAGGATATACAAGATATTGATGTAGAGGTACAGGGAGAACGTCGTGAAGAGATCCCAAATATCTTCACTAAGATTCATATAGCTTTTAAATTAAAAGGTGAAATCGATCCTGCAAAAGCAGAAAGAGCAGCTGAATTGGCCGTAAAGAAATATTGCTCAGTGCATGATATGTTGGCTAATGGTGGAATTGAAATTACCTATAGCCTTCAAATCAATTAAAATTATTTAAGGACTAATTTTGAGGGATATACCACTTCTTGTGCAGTATCGGTATATTCTTTCTTATCTATAATATCGAACAATATTTCAGCAGCTTTATGTGCTTGTTTTTCTGGATATTGTTCGATACTACCCATTGGCGGATTATCCATATACTTCCACAAAGGATAATTGGCATAACTGATAAAAAACATATCTTGATTTAGAATAATGCCACGTTGTTTCGCATAACGAATTAAATCCAAAGTCACAAAATCATTGAATGAAATTAATGCTGAAGGACGGTCTACCAAAGTGCAAATCTTTTCCATGGCTTCTTCATTCCCTGCTTCTGTTAAATCAGTATTCACAACATAACTAGCATCATATTCTATCCCATTTTTGTCCATAGCTACTTTAAAAGCCTCAGCTCTTTCCTTCGAAGCCAATAGAGATTCAGGACCATTGATCAAGGCTATCTTTTGATGACCACGATCCACAAAAGCATCAATCGCTTCTATCATTCCTGACGCTAGATCACTGTAAACTTTATGCACATTGGGCATATCCGGCACACAATCAAAAAACACAATAGGAATTTCTGTTTTGGCAAGGATATCTAAGAAGTCCGTGTCGCCAGTATTCTTGCTCATAGAAATTAAGATACCATCAACACGATGTTTTTTAAAAGTTTGGATAATATTCAGCTCCCTATTTTCGTCATCCAGGGATTGACCCAATAGAACCGTATATTTTCTCTCTTCAGCCACATTTTCAATAGCTGAAATTGCTTCCGAGAAAAATGGCTCAGATAATTTTGGCAAGATTACCCCAATTGTAAATGTCTTCCGCTGTTTAAAAAATATGGCAGTTTTGGTTAGGCTCATAAGCCATCTCCTCCGCCATTTTCTTAACACGCATCGTCGTAACCAAACCAATGCTTGGATGGTCATTCAATGCTCGTGAAACAGTAGAAGGGGAAATTTTAAGCTTCCTTGCGATTTCCTTGATAGTCGTGGGTTTATTGCCTGCCATGCATCAAAGTTAATAATTATAAAATGATTTATTAATCCTTTATCATATTGCGGCGAGGGATTTTATTCAATTCCCGAATCTGACTCCGATTTGTTTTTACGCTTGACGTAACCCTCGCAGATGCCCTCGCATTTGATGCACCCAACAACGAAAGTCCTTTTTGTGTCATATCTTCTGAAGGGTCTCCAAGTAGCTTATGAATATTGTCGTTAGCCTGGAAATTAGCGGTAATACCATCCCAATAATCCGTAAAACCTTGCGCATTGATGATCTTAAATGAGGCAGCCCATAGACCAACATCATCGGAAATATCCTCCCTAAAGAAACCAACAGGCTTGCCATAGGTCGATTTCTCATATCCTACCAACTGAACTTTCATATATGGCATTAAAGCTGAGATAACGATCTCACTCGCAGAGGCGGTATAGTCACTTACTAGAAAAACAACATCGGTAACTTCTAGACCATTATTATCCCTTGCAAAGATCTCATCAACAAATTCTGTACTACCCTCATTCCGCTCTCTCTCCAAGTTTTTATTAACATCATATTTGAACATGACTTTTTTATCACCACTGCTGTTGATGATTTTATTCAATAGATAGATCGCTGAACTTACATAACCACCACCATTATAGCGTAAATCTACAATAAGCTTCTTTACCTGTTGAGCTCCAAAAACCGTGAATGTAGAATCAATTCCTTTTTTCATCTTGGAGTCCGAACCACCAGACCTAAGCTCTTCAAAGGATGACAATGCAATATAACCTACTTTAGTGCTATTATCAGTGAAAACCTTTCCTAACATAAAGGGTTGAATGTCGTAGGTATCATAATTAAGGTTATGAGTTTTCTTTGTACCATTTATACTTTGGACAGTAATATTTAGGGTTTTTCTTTCGATGTATTCATCCACTTTCGATTGATTAGCATAAACCATGTTTTTATCACCTTCCATCTCCAATACCCTATCCCCTCTTTTTATGCCAGCTCTTTCACCAGGTGAACCACCCTCAACAAACATCACAAATAAGCTATCCTGCCTATCCCCATCAAAGGCCATATAAAGACCATAACCATCCGTCACATCTGCACGTGATGAAGCATCAGAGCCTGAACTCAAATCCTCAATCCATGAAAACCTATCTAATGGACCATTATAGCTTGGATGATAGATATAATTTGTCTTTTGTGGAGTCTGACTCATTAAATATCCCAATAACGCATCTGCATCATCATATTTATCTGTCAAGGTCGAAATTGGATTAGCCACCTCAATGGATGATTCCCAATAAGACAAATACTTGTATTTGGAATATACACTGTCCAAAACTTGTTGGGCAGCAGTCCTAGTTCCATCACCACCGGGTCTCGGTGGTGGGTCTATATCTTTAAGGTCCTTTTTACAACCAACAAATAATATAACGGTTGCAAGGATTATAATCTTTCCCAGTAATATGTTTTTCATCTGAATTATTAAGTAATCTCGAATTATACAAATTTGATTCCAATAATTGACTCAAATTTGAACAAAAAGATTAATCCTTAATGGGCAATGATGGCATCTTATCTTTAGAAAACTTGTACATGTTGTTTCTGTAAGATTTCATCTCAGGTTGTTGTGGCGTTTGAATAACATCTAAACCTGTTTTTGATCTCCGTGCAGAAGCCCTTGCAGAATATGAACCTGTAGCAATATGGTCCAATGCTGCAGCAAGCAAACTCTCACTTTCATCACCCAGTTGAGTCAAGAAACCATCTCTAGCATCTTTCTTCTGACCAGTCAATCCACTGAAATAATCACCATAACCATCCTTATTGTTCATTTGGAAAGAAGTAATATATAAATCAGCATACCCATTGACAGTTGGCCATCCAAAAAAGCCAACAGGTTTACCGTATGTTCCTCTTCCATTAGTCGTAATTAGTTCTACAGTCATATAAGGTTTCAGAACATTGATCACCAATTCACTCGCGGATGCCGTACTAGTCGTACCCAAGAAATAAACTCTCGGTAAATTCAAGCTATTGGTCTTGTTGAAGTTCACAGATTGAAAAGGCGCTTCAGGATTCGAATTATCATTCCAACCAGCCTCAGCAAGGTTTTTATTTACCTTATAGTCATACATCTTTCCTTTCCCTGCTGCAACAGGCGCAATTAAATTTGCCATAAACTCCGCTGAACTCGTAGAACCACCACCATTGTACCTTAAGTCTACAACTAATTCATCGATGTTTGCCGTTTCAAACTCTTTGAAAGCATCCAACATCGCATTATAATAAGCATTCGGTTTAGAATTACTGAAAACATTGACAAATGAGGTGTAAAATAGATATCCCACTTTTTTGCGATTGACAGTAAAGATTTTTTTGATCAATATTGGATCGATATTGTATGCTGCTGCCGATACTGTTATTTTTTTAGTGCCAGTTTCTCCAGCTGCCTGAACAACTAATTCAAGAGCACCCTCTCCAGTCATAACTTTATAAAAGTTCTTGAAATCTTGTTTCTCGTCGGTATCGTAGTCAATCTTGGAATCACCATTGATACTTAAAATCTTCATCCCACGAATTAAACCAGCTTTCTCTGCTGGTGAACCCTTCTGAACTACCTTAACGTAAAGATTCGTTTCAGTGTTATTGTTCTGATCAGTAACAGAAATATAGATCGGGGTAATACCAGTTTCCTTATAAACCCCTTGCTGTATTTCTTCACTCACTGTTCCTGCGCGATCCACAAAACTAAAACGGTCATCAGGTGCATCTTTTCTTAAGGCCGCAAATACTTCCTCGGAAGTCTGAAAGGAACCCGTAAAAGCTTTAAGATCTGCCTTACCATCAGTACCTACTTTTGGTTGAGGCAATTTCTCCTCCCAAAGCGAAAATAAAAGAGAATAAAAATACGTGGAATCCCTCAACAAAATCTCTTTATCAGGGTCGCGACCATCATCTTCTTCTGGTTTTACAGAATCTTTTTTACAGCCTACACAAAAGATAAGTGTAGCAAGAAAGGCAAAAACAATAAATCTTTTCATCATAATTTAGCTAGTTGTCTTGAATGAAAATCAAATCACTCTCGGTTATTTGATTTTCTGAAGCAATATAGCTAAATGGCTCAATATTTCGAAAACTTAACTCATCGATAAAATAGATTTTAACATTCTTATCAAATCCTTGCCAGTCAATATGTTTTACTTTATTCAATTGCAAAGCAGGGTTGCCTTTTGTTAAAATCGCAATTGAAGAACCTCTTTCCAAAATAGATGCAAACAATAATTTTATTTCGTTGAAAAGGTAAAGCTTTAGTGGAAGATGCCCATTTACCATCAAACGCTCAAAATTCTCCTTATAATCATTGCTAAAACTGAACCGCTCAGAAGTCATTTCATAAACCGCATCCTCACCCTTCTCAAGATAAACATCCTTCATAAAAGAAACCATATCTGTAGCCATTGTCTTACCTTCAGTAAACTCAACAAATTGAGCAAACAAATAATAGATTTGTAACAGATAGTCCTTCTTAGGAATTAGGACATCATCAACTTCGAATAAATAAAGTTTCTTATCTAATGGAATTTTAGAAATATCAATCATATTAAATCGTACATAAAGCTACATCATCGCCTTCATCTGAAACAGCATACAATCCACTAATACCACCATCAAAATCATTTGAATTATTCAAGCTTTTTCCATGAAGGAATAAGGAAAGCTCAACAGATGAATTCGGATTTTCCAAGACAAAGACCTCTTCTAAGGTTTCTCTATCGGGACAGAGCAATTGAATCCCATATTCTTCAAATAAAATCTTTGCTTCTGAAATAGTTTGAATTTCCGAAAGACCTAAAGGTAAAACAAGATCAACCTGCCTGTCTAGACTCAACTTCAATATCTCATGGGCATAGGTAGGATTTACTCCTGTCGGAATCTTAAGATAATTGGAAGCCAAAAAACTAGGCACTTCCTCAGAAGTAGAAAAAAGAATCTCAAATTTGTCCTGGAGCATTTTGGAAATCCTCTGCGCCAAAGGTCTGGTACCAAAGGTTATTAAAAGCTTTTGCATATTAATAGATTAAGCCGTCTCGCATATGAATAGTACGGTCAGATATTCTTGCCAACTCTTCGTTGTGAGTAACTATGATAAATGTTTGTTGCATCTTCTCGCGCAGGTCGAAAAACAACTGATGCAGCGCAGTAGCATTTTCAGAGTCAAGGTTACCTGATGGCTCATCCGCCAAAATCAAAGTCGGATTGTTGATCAGTGCTCGAGCTACCGAAACACGTTGTTGTTCACCACCAGACATCGCGGATGGCTTATGATTGGCCCGATGTGAAACCCTAAAATATCAAGTAAATCCAAAGCGCGCTTCTCAACAGATTTCTTGTCCTGTCCTGCGATAAACCCTGGAATACAAACATTCTCCAAGGCTGTAAACTCAGGCAATAAATGATGAAATTGAAAGACAAATCCAATATGTCTGTTCCTGAAATCACTAAGTTGCTTTTCATTCAACGCAAAAACATCCTCTCCCTCTATCAAAACCGTACCTTTATCAGGCTTATCCAAAGTACCGATGATATGAAGTAGCGTACTTTTACCAGCACCAGAAGCACCAACGATAGATACAATCTCACCCTTTTTAACTGAAATACTAACTCCTTTTAAGATTTCAAGGTCTCCATAGGACTTAAAAACATTATTTGCTTTCAATATCATATTGCGAAAATAATAAAAAACAAAAACATCCAATCCCATACCTGAGATTATAAATATGATGACGAACACGGAGACTCAATTTTATCGTAATAATAACTTGTCCCTTCCGAATAAATACGCTATTTTTACTGCAAATTTTTTTATCAATGAACATTCACGAATATCAAGGAAAAGAAATACTTAAGAGTTTCGGAGTAAGAGTACAAGAAGGTATTGTTGCTGAAACCCCAGAGCAGGCTGTTGAAGCTGCTAAGAGAATGAAAGAAGAATTCAACTCGGATTGGGTTGTGGTAAAAGCACAATCCATGCGGGTGGCCGTGGTAAAGGTGGTGTGTAAAATTAGCTAAAAACCATGACGAAGTATTGCAACGCTCTACGGACATCATCGGAATGCAACTAGTAACTCCACAAACTGGTCCAGAAGGTAAAAAAGTTAACAAGGTTTTAATCGCGCAGGATGTATATTATCCAGGTGATAGCGAAACCAAAGAATTCTATATGTCCGTATTATTAGACCGTGCTACTGGTCGTAACATCATTATGTACTCTACAGAAGGTGGTATGGATATCGAAGAAGTTGCAGAAAAAACTCCACACTTAATTTTCAAAGAAGAAATCGACCCTAAAGTAGGTCTTCAAGGTTTCCAAGCTCGTAAAATTGCTTTCAACTTAGGACTGTCTGGTGCAGCTCACAAAGACATGGTGAAATTCGTAGCAGCGCTTTACAAAGCTTACGATTCTATCGATGCTTCTATGTTTGAAATTAACCCAGTATTAAAAACTTCTGACGACAAAATTCTTGCCGTAGACGCTAAAGTTAACTTAGATGAGAACGCACTTTACCGTCACCCAGAAATCGCTGCTTTACGCGATATTACTGAAGAAGACCCTACTGAAGTAGAAGCAGGCGAATTCAACTTGAACTATGTGAAACTAGATGGAAACGTAGGATGTATGGTGAATGGTGCCGGGCTTGCAATGGCAACTATGGACATCATTAAAATCGCTGGTGGTGAACCTGCAAACTTCCTAGACGTAGGTGGTACTGCTAATGCGGAAACTGTAAAAGCTGGTTTCAACATCATCTTAAAAGACCCTAACGTTAAAGCTATCTTAATCAATATCTTCGGTGGTATCGTTCGTTGTGACCGTGTTGCGCAAGGTGTAATCGATGCATACAACGAAATCGGAAACATCCCAGTGCCAATTATCGTACGCCTACAAGGTACTAACGCTAAAGAAGCTAAAGAATTAATCGACAATTCAGGACTTAAAGTTTACTCAGCAATCCTTTTAAAAGAAGCTGCTGAACTAGTAACTAAAGTACTAGAAGAAGGAAAATAAAATTAAACACAAAAAAAGCCGGGCTTTCAAAAGAAGCCCGGCTTTTTTTGTAGACAATAGACACCAGACATTAGACATTAGACAAATTGAATGTTCCGCTATTTGCACAATTCTTAACGCTTGTTATCTTGATTGTTCTGAAATAAATTTCCCCCTTTCCAATTCTTATGTCTTGTGTCTTATGTCTTATGTCTATAATTATGCAATAAAATTCCCCCTTTCCAATTCTTATGTCTTGTGTCTTATGTCTTATGTCTATAATATGAAATAAAATTCTCCCCCATTCCAATTCTTATGTCTTGTGTCTTATGTCTTATGTCTATAATATGAAATAAAATTCTCCCCCATTCCAATTCTTATGTCTTGTGTCTTATGTCTAATGTCTATAATTACACAATATGCAATAAATTTCCCCCTTTCCAATTCTTATGTCTTGTGTCTTATGTCTTATGTCTATAATTATACTACTTTTGTATAAACACAAATTTTAAAGACTATGACAACATCTACTTCGGATATTTCACGTGAGAAGTCAGCGAAGTTATTTGAGAAAGCTAAGGAATATTTCCCTGGCGGTGTAAACTCCCCTGTTCGTGCATTCAAATCAGTATATGGAACTCCTTTATTTATTGAACGTGGCGATAAAGCTCACCTTTGGGATGCTGATGGAAATGAATTTATTGATTATTGCTGTTCTTGGGGCCCATTGATTTTGGGACATAATACCCCAGAAATTCGACAAGCAGTTCAAGATCAATTGGAAAAAGGATTAAGCTTTGGAGCTCCAACTGCCTTGGAAAATGAATTGGCAGAATTAATCCTGAAAAACAACAAAAAAATTGAAAAAATTCGATTCGTAAGCTCAGGAACAGAAGCTGTCATGTCAGCAATTCGATTGGCAAGAGGATATACAAAAAGAGATAAGATTGTAAAATTCGAAGGATGCTATCATGGACACTCTGATTCACTACTAGTAAAAGCAGGATCAGGATTGGTAACTTTCGGTGAAACATCATCCGCAGGTGTACCTAAAGCATTTGCTGATGAAACAATAGTCATCGCTTTAAATGATAAAGAAGCACTCGAAAAAGTGTTCGCAGATTTTAAAGATCAAATTGCTGCAGTAATTATCGAAGGAGTCCCTGCAAATAATGGCCTTCTAATTCAAGATAAAGATTACATACATTTCCTTAGAGACATCACCAAGCAAAATGGAGCTCTACTGATCATGGACGAAGTCATAACAGGCTTTAGACTGGGATTTGAAGGTGCTTCAAAATATTACGATATCCAACCTGATATCTTAACTTATGGAAAGATTATTGGTGGCGGCATGCCTGTAGGTGCCTACGGTGCCTCAAAAGAATTAATGGCTTGCATTTCCCCTGATGGTGCAGTATACCAAGCAGGAACATTGTCAGGAAACCCAGTGGCAATGGCAGCAGGAATCGCAGCATTACAAATCTTAGCACAACCAGGTTTTTACGAAAAAATAGAACAAACAACTCAACAGTTTGTTCAAGAATTACGTTCATACATTCAAGAAAAAGGTTACGAGGTAACATTGACCACAATTGGATCCATTTTCTGGTTTG
The Sphingobacterium daejeonense genome window above contains:
- a CDS encoding S41 family peptidase yields the protein MKNILLGKIIILATVILFVGCKKDLKDIDPPPRPGGDGTRTAAQQVLDSVYSKYKYLSYWESSIEVANPISTLTDKYDDADALLGYLMSQTPQKTNYIYHPSYNGPLDRFSWIEDLSSGSDASSRADVTDGYGLYMAFDGDRQDSLFVMFVEGGSPGERAGIKRGDRVLEMEGDKNMVYANQSKVDEYIERKTLNITVQSINGTKKTHNLNYDTYDIQPFMLGKVFTDNSTKVGYIALSSFEELRSGGSDSKMKKGIDSTFTVFGAQQVKKLIVDLRYNGGGYVSSAIYLLNKIINSSGDKKVMFKYDVNKNLERERNEGSTEFVDEIFARDNNGLEVTDVVFLVSDYTASASEIVISALMPYMKVQLVGYEKSTYGKPVGFFREDISDDVGLWAASFKIINAQGFTDYWDGITANFQANDNIHKLLGDPSEDMTQKGLSLLGASNARASARVTSSVKTNRSQIRELNKIPRRNMIKD
- a CDS encoding S41 family peptidase → MMKRFIVFAFLATLIFCVGCKKDSVKPEEDDGRDPDKEILLRDSTYFYSLLFSLWEEKLPQPKVGTDGKADLKAFTGSFQTSEEVFAALRKDAPDDRFSFVDRAGTVSEEIQQGVYKETGITPIYISVTDQNNNTETNLYVKVVQKGSPAEKAGLIRGMKILSINGDSKIDYDTDEKQDFKNFYKVMTGEGALELVVQAAGETGTKKITVSAAAYNIDPILIKKIFTVNRKKVGYLFYTSFVNVFSNSKPNAYYNAMLDAFKEFETANIDELVVDLRYNGGGSTSSAEFMANLIAPVAAGKGKMYDYKVNKNLAEAGWNDNSNPEAPFQSVNFNKTNSLNLPRVYFLGTTSTASASELVINVLKPYMTVELITTNGRGTYGKPVGFFGWPTVNGYADLYITSFQMNNKDGYGDYFSGLTGQKKDARDGFLTQLGDESESLLAAALDHIATGSYSARASARRSKTGLDVIQTPQQPEMKSYRNNMYKFSKDKMPSLPIKD
- a CDS encoding HAD hydrolase-like protein; amino-acid sequence: MIDISKIPLDKKLYLFEVDDVLIPKKDYLLQIYYLFAQFVEFTEGKTMATDMVSFMKDVYLEKGEDAVYEMTSERFSFSNDYKENFERLMVNGHLPLKLYLFNEIKLLFASILERGSSIAILTKGNPALQLNKVKHIDWQGFDKNVKIYFIDELSFRNIEPFSYIASENQITESDLIFIQDN
- the hemL gene encoding glutamate-1-semialdehyde 2,1-aminomutase produces the protein MTTSTSDISREKSAKLFEKAKEYFPGGVNSPVRAFKSVYGTPLFIERGDKAHLWDADGNEFIDYCCSWGPLILGHNTPEIRQAVQDQLEKGLSFGAPTALENELAELILKNNKKIEKIRFVSSGTEAVMSAIRLARGYTKRDKIVKFEGCYHGHSDSLLVKAGSGLVTFGETSSAGVPKAFADETIVIALNDKEALEKVFADFKDQIAAVIIEGVPANNGLLIQDKDYIHFLRDITKQNGALLIMDEVITGFRLGFEGASKYYDIQPDILTYGKIIGGGMPVGAYGASKELMACISPDGAVYQAGTLSGNPVAMAAGIAALQILAQPGFYEKIEQTTQQFVQELRSYIQEKGYEVTLTTIGSIFWFAFTTKEKIQRADEIDPASMDKYKVMHRELLNRGIYFGPSGYEVGFISAAHTPEDLKITLNAIKEALDIVFQ